A region of Sugiyamaella lignohabitans strain CBS 10342 chromosome A, complete sequence DNA encodes the following proteins:
- the APC2 gene encoding anaphase promoting complex subunit 2 (Subunit of the Anaphase-Promoting Complex/Cyclosome (APC/C); which is a ubiquitin-protein ligase required for degradation of anaphase inhibitors, including mitotic cyclins, during the metaphase/anaphase transition; component of the catalytic core of the APC/C; has similarity to cullin Cdc53p; GO_component: GO:0005680 - anaphase-promoting complex [Evidence IDA] [PMID 9469814]; GO_component: GO:0031461 - cullin-RING ubiquitin ligase complex [Evidence IEA]; GO_component: GO:0005737 - cytoplasm [Evidence IEA,IEA]; GO_component: GO:0005634 - nucleus [Evidence IEA,IEA]; GO_function: GO:0031625 - ubiquitin protein ligase binding [Evidence IEA]; GO_function: GO:0004842 - ubiquitin-protein transferase activity [Evidence IMP] [PMID 16481473]; GO_process: GO:0031145 - anaphase-promoting complex-dependent proteasomal ubiquitin-dependent protein catabolic process [Evidence IMP] [PMID 16481473]; GO_process: GO:0007049 - cell cycle [Evidence IEA]; GO_process: GO:0051301 - cell division [Evidence IEA]; GO_process: GO:0008054 - cyclin catabolic process [Evidence IMP] [PMID 9430641]; GO_process: GO:0010458 - exit from mitosis [Evidence IGI] [PMID 9430641]; GO_process: GO:0007091 - metaphase/anaphase transition of mitotic cell cycle [Evidence IGI] [PMID 9430641]; GO_process: GO:0007067 - mitotic nuclear division [Evidence IEA]; GO_process: GO:0016567 - protein ubiquitination [Evidence IEA]; GO_process: GO:0016567 - protein ubiquitination [Evidence IMP] [PMID 16481473]; GO_process: GO:0006511 - ubiquitin-dependent protein catabolic process [Evidence IEA]), producing MISAGRLGPSAFDSVFGEKPVENTYFPNTIEAVSTAWNILAQWITPKPDLQEPSQEVLAASEYLPEFESQLMEYYEDSIRKHFAEHSSFVVLNSTPASPEEDSREITRVAGTLKDAQFHYSYPLSILQFSAFARESFDRTFKSLVREYIPYHVLRVKLLNFFQQNHVVDQLEVAQAVYETFVRCGLIDESEMILAEAAMREVKFSCRELYQGQWEESVLEAFRDYIRYRFVPSLKLLLLKGRENEMKDIQQQDEQEPELLNFTSSSLISITEDVLCELRTEEIFDIIVKFPNSRPALNDLKGCLKKPAQRASIVSTFQKSCQKRLLQGSVNTVDIISAYISTVEAFSVLDPKGVLLEKVSRPIRRYLKDRDDTISVLVGGMLRSEGSELEFLSDILANTNKGDKDMETVDDLLDADWYPDPIDAPPDFMRNSNSDMLDSLISLYENKEVFVKEIVGIFADRMLSNRNSVDEVIANVQLLKLRFGDRELQNLDVMIRDMLESQKIETAVHELETGTADDEQFHATILSRLFWPSFKTHEINLPPAIEEQLKQFSGSYSQVKKNRNLQWLRNLGQVTIQLDFEDRVRSYDVTASQAAAISVFESGQHTIEQFMAALGIMEESFASSLLSFWVHKGVLVKENGQYRALERLEGDQESAGVDEVTVSSVQSAEERANEEMKVYWSYIMGMLTNLGATPIARIHSFLKVLVPAEINYTKSEDELERYLTLKVDEGELDFIGGNYKLKSS from the coding sequence atgATTTCAGCGGGTAGACTTGGCCCATCAGCTTTTGACTCGGTATTTGGTGAAAAGCCAGTTGAAAATACATATTTCCCAAATACTATTGAGGCAGTGTCTACTGCTTGGAATATTCTTGCTCAGTGGATAACTCCCAAACCAGATCTTCAAGAACCATCGCAGGAGGTATTGGCAGCTTCAGAATATCTTCCTGAATTCGAGTCACAGCTTATGGAATACTATGAGGATTCGATAAGAAAACACTTTGCTGAGCATTCGTCATTTGTGGTACTCAATtcgacaccagcatcaccTGAAGAAGACAGTCGCGAAATAACTCGGGTAGCGGGTACTTTGAAAGATGCACAATTTCACTATTCATATCCACTTAGCATACTTCAGTTCTCGGCTTTTGCTAGAGAATCTTTCGATAGAACGTTCAAATCATTGGTGAGGGAATATATTCCATATCATGTTTTACGAGTAAAGCTATTGAATTTTTTCCAGCAAAACCACGTCGTTGATCAGTTGGAAGTAGCTCAAGCTGTCTATGAGACATTCGTGCGATGTGGGTTAATAGATGAGTCGGAAATGATTCTTGCCGAGGCAGCAATGCGAGAAGTCAAATTCAGTTGTCGAGAACTTTACCAGGGTCAATGGGAGGAGAGTGTTCTCGAGGCATTTCGGGACTACATCAGATACAGGTTCGTGCCTTCACTAAAGCTACTGCTATTGAAGGGACGGGAGAATGAGATGAAAGatatacaacaacaagatGAACAAGAACCTGAGTTGCTAAATTTCACAAGCTCTAGTTTGATATCTATCACTGAAGATGTATTATGTGAGCTGAGAACCGAGGAGATATTCGACATCATAGTCAAGTTTCCAAACTCTCGACCAGCTTTAAACGATTTAAAAGGGTGTCTGAAAAAGCCAGCTCAAAGAGCCTCGATAGTTAGCACTTTTCAAAAATCATGTCAAAAAAGATTACTTCAGGGCAGTGTTAACACTGTAGACATCATATCAGCATACATTTCTACGGTTGAAGCGTTTTCTGTCCTTGATCCAAAAGGAGTTTTACTAGAAAAAGTTTCCCGGCCTATTAGAAGGTATCTCAAGGACCGAGATGATACTATTAGCGTGCTGGTTGGTGGAATGCTGCGCAGTGAAGGCTCTGAACTGGAATTCTTGTCAGATATTCTTGCCAACACTAATAAGGGTGACAAAGATATGGAGACAGTTGATGACTTGTTAGATGCCGATTGGTATCCAGATCCGATAGATGCTCCACCAGACTTTATGCGAAACTCCAACTCAGACATGCTGGATAGTCTCATTTCCCTCTATGAAAACAAGGAGGTATTTGTTAAAGAAATCGTTGGCATCTTTGCAGACCGAATGCTGTCTAATAGAAATTCAGTGGATGAAGTGATAGCTAATGTGCAGTTGCTGAAGTTAAGGTTTGGCGATAGAGAATTACAGAACCTTGATGTCATGATCAGAGACATGCTGGAGAGTCAGAAGATAGAGACAGCAGTACATGAACTGGAAACTGGAACCGCAGATGATGAACAGTTCCACGCAACAATTCTGTCACGATTATTCTGGCCTTCATTCAAGACACATGAAATCAACTTGCCCCCGGCAATCGAAGAGCAATTGAAACAATTTTCCGGTTCTTATAGTCAAGTCAAGAAAAACCGAAACCTTCAATGGTTACGAAACTTGGGTCAAGTAACCATCCAACTCGACTTTGAAGACCGAGTACGAAGTTACGATGTAACGGCATCACAAGCCGCTGCTATCTCTGTTTTTGAAAGTGGCCAACACACTATTGAGCAATTTATGGCTGCCCTGGGCATTATGGAGGAATCATTCGCATCATCACTCCTTTCATTCTGGGTTCACAAGGGAGTTTTAGTCAAAGAAAATGGCCAGTACAGAGCCCTAGAGAGATTAGAAGGAGACCAAGAATCAGCTGGAGTTGACGAAGTGACAGTCTCATCTGTTCAATCTGCTGAGGAGCGTGCTAACGAGGAAATGAAAGTGTACTGGTCCTATATCATGGGTATGCTTACTAACCTTGGAGCGACACCCATCGCCCGAATCCACTCGTTCCTCAAAGTGCTTGTTCCCGCCGAAATCAACTACACGAAATCCGAAGACGAGCTGGAACGTTATCTCACCCTCAAAGTCGACGAGGGCGAGCTGGATTTCATCGGCGGCAACTACAAACTTAAAAGTTCGtag
- the cdt2 gene encoding WD repeat protein Cdt2 codes for MATILRARRSDSELSNTLNAPEPCLTTRPLKRPRLTTGTPDFAAHSGNSSDQGLSLSRRLMLRELGHTSTNLAWQSRWLDYSHEAKLFCSPATSSHKIQLSEFCPANAPFCIESFRTQPLTVVGFEGGDLCMLGSDTGSRQGLFLGNSRNHHNNSIFDLSISHNDSHLASTSGSLVKIYDCERNSVIHGIEAHNDGMFKQCKFHPTNSSLLLTSTRFGTIALHDLRLPTNHTDSLIELVRTKTHSHRQSFLLRKCHDVKSGATKIKRSNVSVTSLAWTEHNEYTAISGGEADSQLKFWDLRSLVSRNRQTPTCIVEPPPSPSGRKFGITSIVADPEDRKIWALCRNGVIYSYHLAAPELGLVDELASEDLSVTSFYCKLAVINPINSNRIAGKYLACGGERGLTLFSKPNTASSTSHSVLLKNGHSRETTGVSYQQCSDSLMSISDDMTLRFWRPDETLYKQLRDQKLGLESNSPNSDGAGWTEIV; via the coding sequence ATGGCAACCATACTTCGGGCTCGTCGGTCTGATAGTGAACTTTCAAATACTTTGAATGCTCCAGAGCCATGCCTCACGACGCGACCTCTCAAACGTCCACGACTGACGACGGGAACTCCAGATTTCGCAGCTCATAGTGGCAACTCAAGTGATCAAGGACTCAGTCTATCTCGACGATTAATGCTTCGCGAACTTGGTCATACTTCGACAAATTTAGCATGGCAGTCAAGATGGTTAGATTATAGTCATGAAGCCAAGCTCTTTTGCTCACCCGCTACAAGCAGTCATAAGATACAACTATCTGAATTTTGTCCTGCTAATGCACCATTTTGCATTGAATCGTTTCGTACTCAACCATTAACAGTGGTTGGTTTCGAGGGTGGTGATCTTTGCATGCTAGGCTCTGATACTGGATCTCGCCAGGGATTATTTTTGGGGAATTCTCGAAACCATCATAATAATTCCATTTTTGATCTGAGTATTTCTCATAACGACAGTCATCTGGCATCTACATCTGGTTCACTTGTGAAGATTTATGATTGCGAACGGAACTCTGTGATACATGGAATTGAAGCACATAATGATGGAATGTTCAAGCAGTGCAAATTCCATCCCACCAATTCGTCCCTGTTATTGACCTCCACCAGGTTCGGAACCATTGCATTACACGATTTACGCCTACCAACAAATCACACGGACAGTTTAATAGAGCTTGTTCGCACAAAAACGCATAGCCACAGGCAGAGCTTTTTACTTAGAAAGTGCCATGATGTCAAGTCTGGTGCCACTAAGATCAAACGATCCAATGTCAGTGTGACATCTCTGGCTTGGACAGAACATAATGAGTACACTGCCATTTCCGGTGGCGAAGCAGACtctcaattgaaatttTGGGATCTCAGGAGTCTTGTTTCTCGTAACAGACAGACCCCTACCTGTATTGTAGAACCCCCGCCATCTCCCAGTGGCCGTAAGTTTGGCATCACCTCAATTGTCGCTGATCCTGAAGATAGAAAGATTTGGGCTCTATGCCGAAACGGCGTTATCTATTCGTACCATCTGGCGGCTCCTGAGCTCGGTTTGGTAGACGAACTTGCATCTGAAGACCTCTCTGTTACGTCTTTTTACTGCAAACTGGCAGTTATCAACCCCATTAACAGCAACCGCATCGCCGGCAAGTACCTAGCATGCGGTGGTGAAAGAGGACTCACTCTTTTCTCCAAACCAAACACtgcatcatcaacaagcCATTCTGTGCTCCTCAAAAACGGCCATTCCAGAGAAACCACCGGCGTTTCGTACCAGCAATGCTCGGACTCGCTCATGAGCATCTCTGACGACATGACTCTCCGCTTCTGGCGGCCTGACGAGACTCTTTACAAACAACTTCGCGATCAAAAACTGGGCCTCGAGTCCAACTCCCCTAACAGCGACGGTGCTGGCTGGACTGAGATTgtataa
- the COQ1 gene encoding trans-hexaprenyltranstransferase (Hexaprenyl pyrophosphate synthetase; catalyzes the first step in ubiquinone (coenzyme Q) biosynthesis; GO_component: GO:0016020 - membrane [Evidence IEA]; GO_component: GO:0005743 - mitochondrial inner membrane [Evidence IEA,IEA]; GO_component: GO:0005739 - mitochondrion [Evidence IEA]; GO_component: GO:0005739 - mitochondrion [Evidence IMP] [PMID 10760477]; GO_component: GO:0005739 - mitochondrion [Evidence IDA] [PMID 14576278]; GO_component: GO:0005739 - mitochondrion [Evidence IDA] [PMID 16823961]; GO_function: GO:0046872 - metal ion binding [Evidence IEA]; GO_function: GO:0000010 - trans-hexaprenyltranstransferase activity [Evidence IMP] [PMID 9708911]; GO_function: GO:0016740 - transferase activity [Evidence IEA]; GO_process: GO:0008299 - isoprenoid biosynthetic process [Evidence IEA,IEA]; GO_process: GO:0006744 - ubiquinone biosynthetic process [Evidence IEA]; GO_process: GO:0006744 - ubiquinone biosynthetic process [Evidence IMP] [PMID 9708911]), with product MLRLLHKGSRGFPGATAVSSASGSLNSLRFHHRRLVSSSSSRSKSLLAEAVAAASSTSSSAPSTFQTTVTDAAKLVEPDTPVNDPFSIVSKEMSTLAKNIGSLLGSGHPTLNKVAMYYFQSEGKHVRPLIVLLLSKALSEIPLSERTRGTIDTDDVSAHRPMLGEGIDDPLSPLGILHGINPEIILNPLSRPQDPLPAESNGILPKQRRLAEIVEMIHTASLLHDDVIDNSATRRSQPSGNIAFGNKMAILAGDFLLGRASVAIARIRNAEVIELLSTTIANLVEGEFMQLKNTAVDTTMEANRASFEYYIHKTYLKTASLMSKSCRAAAVLSGANDQVVEAAYAYGRNLGLCFQIVDDMLDYTIPESDLGKPAGADLKLGLATAPVLYAWEQFPELGNMIRRKFDEPGDVELARKYVAEANGVEKTRLLAVQYADEALRQLSILPESDSLAALKNLTLAILNRKK from the coding sequence ATGCTAAGACTACTACATAAAGGAAGTCGTGGATTTCCTGGAGCGACGGCTGTCAGCTCAGCATCCGGCTCGCTCAATTCACTCCGTTTTCATCATAGACGACTGGTCAGCTCGTCGTCCAGCCGTAGCAAATCACTGCTGGCTGAggcagttgctgctgctagttcaacatcttcttcggcACCCTCGACTTTTCAAACCACAGTTACCGACGCTGCTAAACTCGTAGAGCCTGATACTCCTGTCAATGACCCCTTCTCCATTGTATCAAAAGAAATGTCGACCTTGGCCAAGAACATCGGATCTCTGCTCGGATCTGGCCACCCTACCCTTAACAAGGTTGCTATGTACTATTTCCAATCAGAAGGCAAGCATGTTCGTCCACTAATTGTACTTTTATTGTCAAAAGCATTATCAGAAATCCCTCTTTCTGAGCGTACTAGAGGAACTATAGACACCGACGACGTGTCGGCTCATAGACCCATGCTGGGTGAGGGCATTGACGACCCATTATCACCTCTGGGAATACTTCATGGGATCAACCCTGAGATCATTCTCAATCCATTGAGCAGGCCACAAGATCCACTTCCTGCCGAATCAAATGGCATTCTACCTAAACAAAGACGATTGGCCGAGATTGTGGAAATGATCCATACTGCATCTCTATTACACGACGATGTTATTGACAATTCGGCTACCAGACGGTCGCAACCGTCTGGAAACATTGCATTTGGAAACAAAATGGCCATTTTGGCTGGTgactttcttcttggccGAGCATCTGTAGCTATTGCCAGAATTCGCAATGCTGAAGTCATTGAATTGCTGTCCACTACCATTGCTAATTTAGTTGAGGGAGAGTTCATGCAACTGAAAAACACTGCTGTTGACACTACTATGGAAGCCAACCGAGCCAGTTTCGAGTATTACATTCACAAGACATATCTCAAGACGGCCAGTCTGATGTCGAAGTCGTGTCGAGCCGCTGCCGTTCTTTCTGGAGCCAATGACCAGGTTGTCGAGGCTGCATACGCTTATGGTCGTAATCTTGGACTGTGTTTCCAGATTGTCGATGACATGCTCGACTATACGATCCCCGAATCAGATCTCGGCAAGCCTGCTGGCGCCGATTTGAAGCTTGGATTGGCCACTGCACCTGTATTATATGCCTGGGAGCAGTTTCCCGAGCTTGGAAACATGATCCGCCGCAAGTTCGACGAGCCCGGTGACGTCGAACTGGCGCGAAAATACGTGGCCGAGGCCAACGGTGTTGAGAAAACACGACTGCTGGCCGTCCAGTACGCCGACGAGGCCCTCCGCCAACTCTCAATCCTGCCCGAGTCCGACTCTCTCGCGGCCCTCAAAAACCTCACCCTCGCCATCCTGAACCGCAAGAAATAA
- the RER2 gene encoding Rer2p (Cis-prenyltransferase involved in dolichol synthesis; major enzyme of polyprenol synthesis in both the endoplasmic reticulum (ER) and in lipid droplets; participates in ER protein sorting; GO_component: GO:0005783 - endoplasmic reticulum [Evidence IEA]; GO_component: GO:0005783 - endoplasmic reticulum [Evidence IDA] [PMID 11442630]; GO_component: GO:0005783 - endoplasmic reticulum [Evidence IDA] [PMID 24868093]; GO_component: GO:0005783 - endoplasmic reticulum [Evidence IDA] [PMID 9858571]; GO_component: GO:0005789 - endoplasmic reticulum membrane [Evidence IEA]; GO_component: GO:0005811 - lipid particle [Evidence IDA] [PMID 24868093]; GO_component: GO:0016020 - membrane [Evidence IEA]; GO_function: GO:0045547 - dehydrodolichyl diphosphate synthase activity [Evidence IDA] [PMID 11442630]; GO_function: GO:0004659 - prenyltransferase activity [Evidence IDA] [PMID 17345630]; GO_function: GO:0004659 - prenyltransferase activity [Evidence IDA] [PMID 9858571]; GO_function: GO:0016740 - transferase activity [Evidence IEA]; GO_function: GO:0016765 - transferase activity, transferring alkyl or aryl (other than methyl) groups [Evidence IEA]; GO_process: GO:0006888 - ER to Golgi vesicle-mediated transport [Evidence IMP] [PMID 12911815]; GO_process: GO:0019408 - dolichol biosynthetic process [Evidence IDA] [PMID 10217761]; GO_process: GO:0006486 - protein glycosylation [Evidence IEA]; GO_process: GO:0006486 - protein glycosylation [Evidence IDA,IMP] [PMID 9858571]) — translation MNIISGFPGVEYLVKRTKTFLCHVLRTGPVPGHVAIVMDGNRRFAKKRHQETWEGHNAGFETLASVLEFCYELGVQAVTVFAFSIENFKRPAYEVDALMKIVKDKLIQVCENGDLADQYGLRIRVIGNRSLLPPDVIEVAEKAEKLTRNNTKAVLNICFPYTSRDDVTNSIRRIVTRAEKGLIDPDSIDEDTIASNMYTGSCPPLDILIRTSGVERFSDFMLWESQHYTMIEFVNILWPDFNCWHMFKAILKWGLQKGNGRYNENLLANDDSDYNLTGDDTLDYDSPSTTFVGDKDTSTDYYDNDSEETVVE, via the coding sequence ATGAATATTATATCAGGATTCCCAGGAGTCGAGTACCTGGTCAAAAGGACCAAAACGTTTCTGTGTCATGTGCTGAGGACAGGACCAGTGCCCGGTCATGTGGCTATAGTCATGGATGGCAATAGACGGTTTGCCAAAAAACGGCATCAGGAGACATGGGAAGGACACAACGCCGGTTTTGAGACGCTGGCGAGTGTGCTGGAGTTCTGTTATGAGCTGGGTGTACAGGCAGTTACGGTATTTGCATTTTCCATTGAGAACTTTAAAAGACCAGCATATGAGGTCGATGCATTAATGAAAATCGTCAAGGACAAACTGATCCAGGTGTGTGAGAATGGTGACCTTGCCGACCAGTACGGACTACGAATTAGAGTCATTGGCAACCGGTCGTTACTACCGCCAGATGTCATTGAAGTGGCTGAAAAGGCTGAAAAGCTGACTCGAAACAATACTAAAGCAGTTCTTAACATCTGTTTTCCATATACTTCACGAGACGACGTGACGAATTCTATACGACGGATAGTCACAAGGGCTGAGAAAGGATTAATTGATCCCGACTCGATAGACGAAGACACCATTGCATCAAACATGTACACAGGCAGCTGTCCTCCCTTGGACATACTAATACGAACCAGCGGAGTCGAGCGGTTCAGCGACTTCATGCTGTGGGAGTCGCAGCATTACACCATGATCGAGTTTGTCAACATCCTGTGGCCCGATTTCAACTGCTGGCACATGTTCAAAGCCATTCTCAAATGGGGGCTCCAAAAGGGCAATGGCCGATACAACGAGAACCTGCTCGCCAACGACGACTCCGACTACAACCTCACAGGCGACGACACCCTCGACTACGACTCGCCCTCAACCACCTTCGTCGGCGACAAAGACACCTCCACCGACTATTATGACAACGACAGCGAGGAAACCGTAGTAGAATAG
- the RPL11B gene encoding ribosomal 60S subunit protein L11B (Ribosomal 60S subunit protein L11B; expressed at half the level of Rpl11Ap; involved in ribosomal assembly; depletion causes degradation of 60S proteins and RNA; homologous to mammalian ribosomal protein L11 and bacterial L5; RPL11B has a paralog, RPL11A, that arose from the whole genome duplication; GO_component: GO:0005737 - cytoplasm [Evidence IEA,IEA]; GO_component: GO:0022625 - cytosolic large ribosomal subunit [Evidence IDA] [PMID 11983894]; GO_component: GO:0005622 - intracellular [Evidence IEA]; GO_component: GO:0005634 - nucleus [Evidence IEA,IEA]; GO_component: GO:0030529 - ribonucleoprotein complex [Evidence IEA]; GO_component: GO:0005840 - ribosome [Evidence IEA,IEA]; GO_function: GO:0003723 - RNA binding [Evidence IEA]; GO_function: GO:0019843 - rRNA binding [Evidence IEA]; GO_function: GO:0003735 - structural constituent of ribosome [Evidence IEA]; GO_function: GO:0003735 - structural constituent of ribosome [Evidence IC] [PMID 11983894]; GO_process: GO:0002181 - cytoplasmic translation [Evidence IC] [PMID 11983894]; GO_process: GO:0000027 - ribosomal large subunit assembly [Evidence IMP] [PMID 2277060]; GO_process: GO:0006412 - translation [Evidence IEA]) has protein sequence MRNLKIEKLVLNICVGESGDRLTRAAKVLEQLSGQTPVYSKARYTVRTFGIRRNEKISVHVTVRGPKAEEILERGLKVKEYELKAKNFSETGNFGFGINEHIDLGIKYDPSIGIYGMDFYVVVGRPGFRVARRKRAQAPIGKHHKISKEDSIKWFKQKYDAIVLGSGSA, from the coding sequence ATGCGCAATCTCAAGATTGAGAAGCTCGTTCTCAACATCTGCGTCGGTGAATCTGGTGATAGATTGACCCGTGCCGCCAAGGTTCTTGAGCAACTTTCCGGTCAAACCCCCGTCTACTCCAAGGCCCGTTACACTGTCAGAACTTTCGGTATCAGAAGAAACGAAAAGATCTCTGTCCACGTCACTGTCAGAGGCCCCAAGGCTGAGGAGATCCTCGAGAGAGGTCTTAAGGTCAAGGAGTACGAGCTCAAGGCCAAGAACTTCTCTGAGACCGGTAACTTCGGTTTCGGTATCAACGAACACATCGACTTGGGTATCAAGTACGACCCCTCTATTGGTATCTACGGTATGGACTTCTACGTTGTTGTCGGCCGTCCTGGATTCCGTGTTGCCCGCAGAAAGAGAGCTCAAGCTCCCATTGGCAAGCACCACAAGATCTCCAAGGAGGACTCCATCAAGTGGTTCAAGCAAAAGTACGACGCCATTGTCCTCGGTTCCGGCTCTGCctaa